From one Coffea eugenioides isolate CCC68of chromosome 11, Ceug_1.0, whole genome shotgun sequence genomic stretch:
- the LOC113751976 gene encoding uncharacterized protein LOC113751976 has protein sequence MVWMLTPSGEFTIASALSVVRGHSHGSFGAACVWHGSLPITISFFMIRLLSSRLPLLDQVHRLGVHGPSRCFCCTVPQEERLNHLFCTGETARKVWRAFETQPGNSDRIYSVRHLAVSWWIRPAQQRYVAFVYHILHSLICWELRCARTRALLNGGRTDGGGVVDRVLFRLRELLHAQFPSIGWTGGSWESLYLALVARPKEITILQVKWVALNGGYKLNTDGCSLGNLGASRGGGVVRNSQGGFVLAFSCSFGVSTSLHAELKALAHGVQQCIAWGFLELHLEVDSLSLVRIMSGDQACPWQLQLEVDDLLQHRRLFRSITHCYREANKPSDRLAKWGAVSVRIPCLLLLPCYLPWSAEIDEWID, from the coding sequence ATGGTTTGGATGCTAACCCCCAGCGGAGAATTCACAATTGCCTCGGCCTTGTCGGTTGTTCGAGGCCATTCGCATGGGTCATTCGGGGCCGCCTGTGTTTGGCATGGGTCGCTCCCTATCACTATTTCATTCTTCATGATTCGCTTGCTATCGAGTAGGTTGCCTTTACTGGACCAGGTGCACCGGTTGGGAGTCCACGGGCCTTCTAGATGCTTCTGTTGCACTGTTCCCCAGGAGGAGCGCTTGAATCACCTATTTTGCACTGGGGAAACTGCACGGAAGGTATGGAGGGCCTTCGAAACTCAACCGGGGAACTCAGACCGTATCTACTCGGTTCGTCACCTGGCTGTGTCGTGGTGGATCCGGCCGGCCCAGCAGCGGTATGTGGCCTTTGTTTATCATATACTTCATTCACTCATCTGTTGGGAATTGCGGTGTGCGAGAACCAGGGCATTGCTGAATGGGGGAAGGACAGATGGGGGAGGGGTGGTTGACCGAGTCCTGTTCAGGCTAAGGGAGTTACTCCATGCTCAGTTTCCATCTATAGGGTGGACTGGTGGTTCGTGGGAGAGTTTGTACTTAGCCTTAGTGGCTCGGCCCAAAGAAATCACCATTTTGCAGGTTAAATGGGTGGCCCTGAATGGGGGCTATAAGCTCAATACGGATGGGTGTTCTCTTGGAAATCTAGGGGCCAGTAGAGGAGGGGGCGTGGTTAGGAACTCTCAGGGAGGCTTCGTTCTTGCTTTTTCGTGTTCCTTTGGTGTCTCAACGAGCCTACATGCGGAATTGAAGGCGCTAGCCCATGGGGTGCAACAGTGCATTGCTTGGGGGTTTTTAGAGCTGCATCTCGAGGTGGACTCACTATCTTTGGTTCGCATCATGTCAGGTGATCAGGCCTGTCCCTGGCAGCTGCAGTTGGAAGTGGATGACTTGTTGCAACATAGGCGGCTATTCCGGTCCATCACACATTGCTACAGAGAGGCTAACAAACCTTCGGACAGGTTGGCTAAATGGGGTGCCGTTAGTGTGAGGATTCCTTGTTTACTTCTTTTGCCATGCTACCTCCCCTGGTCCGCGGAGATAGACGAATGGATAGATTAG